Within Elizabethkingia sp. JS20170427COW, the genomic segment GGAGGAAAATTGGCAGCCTCTTTGTACAATCAAACCTATCATTCGGTGCCGATACGTTGGATACAAGGGCAGGATTCTTATACTTCTTTTCCTAAGAGTTCTCAATCAGCCTATTGGATAGAAGCTGCAATAGGAGGTAGGATACAGTTGCAAGGAACACGTATTTTTATCGACGCTCAGGTACAGCCGAAATATTTGATGTACACTACCAAACAGGAGGAAATAGTACCTATGATAATCCCTGGTTTTGGGAAGAATGCTAATAAATTTAAGCTTGGCTTTATGTGGAGTGTAGCGTACCAATTTTAAGTAAATAAAATAGAAAGAGTTGCCTAGTAAGACAACTCTTTTTCTATGACCCGAATGGTCTTTTCGGTTTGTGATTGTAGATGTTCTAAATGGGTATTATTCTCAATAATATAATCGGCAAGTTTTATTTTTCGGCGTTCTGGCATTTGGTTGCTGATGATTTTTTCCACTTCTCGGTAAGTTTTGTGGTCTCTGTCCATTACTCGTTTAATTCGGATGCTCTCATCGGCGGTTACTAAGATGCTTTTATAACATTGTAAATTAAGTTTTAGCTCAAAAAGGAGAGCTGTTTCTTTAAAAACCAAATCGAAATTTTCTCTTTCCACCCATTGATGAAAATCCTGGTTTACCGCAGGATGGATAATAGCATTAAGTTGTTGCAATAATGTTTTATTAGAGAAGACTTGTTCAGCAACGTATCTTCTGTCATAGAGCCCATTTTTATCGTAGGCCTTTTCCCCTAAAAGTTGAATAATCTCTTGCTTAAGCGCAGAGCTTTCGTTCACTAGATTTTTTGCTCGGGTATCGGAATTATAAACAGCATATCCCAATTGTTCTATCATCTTAGCAACGGTAGTTTTCCCAGAGCCAATTCCTCCTGTTAGGCCAATTATTTTTGTCATATGTTAATAACCAAAAACATCGTTAAACTTGAAAATCTCATCTACTCTCACTCCTTTTTCTGTCATTTTAAGAGTGCATAGTTCGTGGTGGGCATCGTGTTCAAAAAATAAAATATATTCGTTATCCACGGCTTGTTTTAG encodes:
- the coaE gene encoding dephospho-CoA kinase (Dephospho-CoA kinase (CoaE) performs the final step in coenzyme A biosynthesis.), with amino-acid sequence MTKIIGLTGGIGSGKTTVAKMIEQLGYAVYNSDTRAKNLVNESSALKQEIIQLLGEKAYDKNGLYDRRYVAEQVFSNKTLLQQLNAIIHPAVNQDFHQWVERENFDLVFKETALLFELKLNLQCYKSILVTADESIRIKRVMDRDHKTYREVEKIISNQMPERRKIKLADYIIENNTHLEHLQSQTEKTIRVIEKELSY